A stretch of Mus caroli chromosome 5, CAROLI_EIJ_v1.1, whole genome shotgun sequence DNA encodes these proteins:
- the LOC110294659 gene encoding vomeronasal type-2 receptor 116-like — MKKLGTFTISFCLLKFSLIFCHVTEPICFWRIKNNEENDGDMRSDCNFFLWTYDESTEINFYNIVDYRIPARRYEFFLVLFFATDEINKNPDLLPNMSLIVWLFGGQCGDEWSVLHKNYSQENIDVKFINYDCLSPDCYIYLTGPSWKTSLKMSIQSRTPKVFFGPFNPDLRDHDQFPYVHQVAIKDTHLSHAMVALMIHFRWTWIGLVISDDDQGIQFLSDLREEMQRHGICLAFINMIPENVQIYMTRATIYDIQIMESTAKVVIIYGEMNSTLEVSFRRWEDLGVRRIWITTSQWDVXTNKNEFSLDFFHGTVTFEHHHSEIAKFKNFMQTMNTDKYPVNLSQSILGWNYFNCSTSMNSYSKMDHITFNTTSEWTALHKYDMVLSEEGYNLYNAVYAVAHTYHELILQQVESQQTEVPKGTFTDCQQQIWNSV, encoded by the exons ATGAAGAAGTTGGGTActttcactatttccttttgtCTCCTGAAGTTTTCACTCATCTTCTGCCATGTAACTGAACCCATTTGCTTTTGGAGGataaagaataatgaagaaaatgatggaGATATGAGAAGTGACTGTAATTTTTTCCTTTGGACATACGATGAAAGTACTGAAAtcaatttttataatattgttgATTATAG AATACCTGCAAGAAGATACGAGTTTTTTCTGGTATTGTTTTTTGCTACTGATGAAATCAACAAGAATCCTGATCTTTTACCCAACATGTCTTTGATAGTCTGGCTTTTTGGTGGTCAGTGTGGAGATGAATGGTCAGTTCTGCATAAAAATTATTCACAAGAAAATATTGATGTGAAATTTATTAATTATGACTGTTTATCACCAGACTGTTACATATACCTTACAGGACCATCATggaaaacatcattaaaaatgtCAATTCAATCTAGGACACCAAAG gttttctttggaccatttaaTCCTGACCTCAGGGACCATGACCAGTTTCCCTATGTCCATCAGGTAGCCATCAAAGACACACACTTGTCCCATGCCATGGTCGCCTTGATGATTCATTTTAGATGGACATGGATAGGACTGGTCATCTCAGATGATGACCAAGGTATTCAGTTTCTCTCAGACTTGAgagaagaaatgcaaagacaTGGAATCTGTTTAGCTTTTATTAATATGATCCCAGAAAACGTTCAGATATACATGACAAGGGCTACGATATATGACATACAAATTATGGAATCAACAGCAAAGGTTGTTATCATTTATGGTGAAATGAACTCTACCCTAGAAGTCAGCTTTAGAAGGTGGGAAGATTTAGGTGTAAGGAGAATCTGGATCACAACCTCACAATGGGATGTCATNacaaataaaaatgaatttagccTTGATTTCTTTCACGGGACTGTCACTTTTGAACACCACCACAGTGAGATTgctaaatttaagaattttatgcAAACAATGAACACCGACAAATACCCAGTAAACCTTTCTCAGTCTATACTGGGATGGAATTACTTTAATTGTTCAACCTCAATGAACAGCTATAGCAAAATGGATCACATTACATTCAACACCACATCGGAATGGACAGCACTGCACAAATATGACATGGTCCTGAGTGAGGAAGGCTACAATTTGTATAATGCTGTGTATGCTGTGGCCCACACCTACCATGAACTCATTCTTCAACAAGTAGAATCTCAGCAAACAGAAGTACCCAAAGGAACATTCACTGACTGTCAGCAg